GCCGTGAAAAAACCATCCCGAGGACCACCAGCAGAGATATGCCAAACAACACGGTGTTTAAAACAGCGCTGGCCAAACGCCAAGCCGCATCCCGATGCCCCTTTTCCATCTCGGCCGTAAAAAGCGGGATAAAAGCGGCGCTAAAGGCACCTGTCAGGGTGATGCCGACAATGTTTGGCAGGTTAAAGGCCACCACAAAAGGGCCGAGAACCTCGGCGCCGAACTTGGCGCCCACGAAGATCTCCCGGACAAGCCCGATCGCCCTCCCCAACAAGGTAAGGACCATAATCAACGCGGCTGCTTTTGCGATTCGTTGTGCGGTCAAGTGAATTGCCTCCGATACATCTCATCAATCTCTGCAACGATGCTTAATCCCTTGCCGGCAAGTAACGCAGCAACAGCAATGCCAAAGCCCCGCCAGCCAAAGCCGTGAACAGTTGCGGCAAAGAAAGCGCCTTGGCAACCGGCGGCGGGACTTGGATCAGGTAGTTGACAGATAAGGCCAAGAGGAGAAACTTCAACGTCGCTCCCGCCGCCACAGCCGCCATTCCGTTTCTTTTATGCAGCCAGGCGAAGGTCACACAAAAGAGGATATTCCCGGCGGCGATAACGGGCACCACGAAAACCAAAGGCATGAAGCCTCCCAAAAAAGCCAGCACTGGTGTTAAGGCCCCTAATAGGACGCCGCTCCATAGGCCGTTGGCAGCCGTCGCGATGATCAGAAGGGCATTGACAGCCGGACCGGAAACCCACTGGAGTTTTACCTGCGTAAACAGCAGGGCCAAGGCCAATAACAGCGCCGTTCGGGTCAGTAAAGTAATGTTCATTCCAATCGCTCCTACGGGAATACAATTCGCATTTCCGATTATACCCCATCGCTTCCCGCAAACCAAAGGGTTCTTTTTTGAATTCATCAACAGCCTGAGATACGGGGGTCATCGTATGGATGAATATACCGTCCTGGAAACGTAACCTCTATGTTTGCTGGTTTGGTTCCTTTGTCATCGTAGCCGGCATGAACCTATCCATCCCATTCCTGCCCGTATATATTGAACAACTCGGACACTTTTCCGTTGCAGAGATCGAAATATGGTCAGGTCTCGCTTTCGGCGCCGCCTACCTTGTTTCGGCCATCGTCTCGCCTATTTGGGGACGTATGGCTGACCGGTATGGTCGAAAGCCTTTGCTCTTACGGTCCAGTCTGGGGATGGCGATCACCACGGCATTGACAGGTCTGGTGAGCAACGTGTACCAATTGATGGGCATGCGCCTGCTAACCGGCGCGATTTCTGGATATTATTCCGCCGCCGTCACCCTGGTAGCCTCGCAAACCCCGAAAGAGCATGCCGGTTGGGCGCTGGGCACTTTTTCGACTTCCATCGTCAGCGGCACTTTGCTCGGCCCGATTGTGGGGGGGTATCTTGCAGAGATACTCGGGCTTCGCAATGTGTTCTTTATCACCGGCGCAATGATGTTTGTCGGATTTATTTTTACGGCTTTGTTTGTCAAAGAAGAATTCATGGCCGTTGCGAAAAACAATGTTTCCTCTACAGACCTTTGGGGGTTGATTCCCGATCCTGCCGCGATCCGAGCGCTGTTCATCTGCACACTTTCTCTTACGACGGCAACCCTCACCATAGAGCCGATCATCACTGTCTATGTAACCCAACTCAATCAAAGCGATTCCTACTTGACTTTGTATTCCGGAGCCGTTGTGTCCGCATCCGGTTTGGCGAACGTCATGTCCGCATCCTATCTGGGAAAAGTGTCTGATCGCATTGGTCCCGAAAAAGTGTTGCTCGGAGGTCTTATTGCGTCAACCATCCTTTTGATTCCTCAAGCCTTTGTTCAAAACATTTGGCAATTGATTGGACTGCGGTTTTTGGCAGGCATTGCCATCGCCGCTTTGCTTCCCTCCATCAATTCGCTGATTCGTCGTT
The nucleotide sequence above comes from Heliomicrobium undosum. Encoded proteins:
- a CDS encoding ECF transporter S component; this translates as MNITLLTRTALLLALALLFTQVKLQWVSGPAVNALLIIATAANGLWSGVLLGALTPVLAFLGGFMPLVFVVPVIAAGNILFCVTFAWLHKRNGMAAVAAGATLKFLLLALSVNYLIQVPPPVAKALSLPQLFTALAGGALALLLLRYLPARD
- a CDS encoding multidrug efflux MFS transporter, translating into MNIPSWKRNLYVCWFGSFVIVAGMNLSIPFLPVYIEQLGHFSVAEIEIWSGLAFGAAYLVSAIVSPIWGRMADRYGRKPLLLRSSLGMAITTALTGLVSNVYQLMGMRLLTGAISGYYSAAVTLVASQTPKEHAGWALGTFSTSIVSGTLLGPIVGGYLAEILGLRNVFFITGAMMFVGFIFTALFVKEEFMAVAKNNVSSTDLWGLIPDPAAIRALFICTLSLTTATLTIEPIITVYVTQLNQSDSYLTLYSGAVVSASGLANVMSASYLGKVSDRIGPEKVLLGGLIASTILLIPQAFVQNIWQLIGLRFLAGIAIAALLPSINSLIRRSVPTSVTARIFAYNQSYFMIGNIMGPLLGGIVAARLGIPYVFYASSLLLMLTALWIRLRLAPSHETSTGK